GCAGCGCGAGCCGGATCGGGTTGTCGACAGCAATCGGGTGAACTACACCTACGCATGCAACGGCAACGCCTTCACGCTCAACGGTGACAGCTGCACCATCACGATTGCGGGCAACGCGAGCCGGGTGCGCATCAACGGCAGCCACAACAAGATTCGCATCGAGGCCCGCACGCCGAGCGTCGTGATCACCGGAAACGACAACTTCGTGCGCTGGAGCGAAAAGGGCAACACGTCGGCG
The sequence above is drawn from the Pseudomonadota bacterium genome and encodes:
- a CDS encoding DUF3060 domain-containing protein is translated as QREPDRVVDSNRVNYTYACNGNAFTLNGDSCTITIAGNASRVRINGSHNKIRIEARTPSVVITGNDNFVRWSEKGNTSAPEVINTGRANDIGSF